A part of Kitasatospora acidiphila genomic DNA contains:
- a CDS encoding GMC family oxidoreductase — protein MSDLIDCDALVVGSGAGGSVAALELARAGRSVTVLEEGPRVSTAELAAAAPADSMRRLYRNAGATAIFGTPTIAYGEASCVGGTTVVNGGLLWEPSAALLDRWAAWTGYGGYRQVALAPHFAEVARRLGMIVQQHGDGNADSRLLARAAEQLGWRWQHPQRVVSGCRHRNQCATGCPSGAKQSMALSYLPRAEAAGAVIEAGVRVRRIVHTGGRVVAVEATAADGRAVRYRPRTVFLAAGPIGTPVLLRRSGIQRRTAGRQLALHLNLRTVARFRRPVKAHQGTMFTAQVQEFSDLGLLVMPSNLTRGGLGAALAGRSPKTVNSLLEQWDHLGMYTTQVRMQGSATLLGAVGGAPLLRHGLTRADHHALRLAFRRTARLLFAAGAIELLPPSSSAPALRNAAEVDRFCSEVRPRDWELVSVHGMASCRMALPERGGVCDDRGRPHGLANLHLCDASVLPGASGISPQGTIMSFAHEIVGRHLESA, from the coding sequence ATGAGCGACCTGATCGACTGCGACGCCCTGGTGGTCGGCTCGGGTGCGGGCGGCTCGGTCGCCGCGTTGGAACTCGCCCGCGCGGGGCGGTCGGTGACCGTGCTGGAGGAGGGACCGCGGGTCTCCACCGCCGAGTTGGCCGCCGCCGCCCCGGCCGATTCAATGCGCCGGCTCTACCGCAACGCGGGCGCCACCGCGATCTTCGGCACCCCCACCATCGCCTATGGCGAGGCGAGTTGCGTGGGCGGCACCACGGTGGTCAACGGCGGTCTGCTCTGGGAGCCGTCGGCCGCGCTGCTGGATCGCTGGGCCGCCTGGACCGGTTACGGCGGCTACCGGCAGGTCGCCCTGGCCCCGCACTTCGCCGAGGTGGCCCGGCGGCTCGGCATGATCGTCCAGCAGCACGGCGACGGCAACGCGGACTCCCGGCTACTGGCCAGGGCCGCCGAGCAGTTGGGCTGGCGCTGGCAGCATCCGCAGCGCGTGGTGTCGGGCTGCCGACACCGCAACCAGTGCGCCACGGGCTGCCCGAGCGGCGCCAAGCAGAGCATGGCGCTCAGCTATCTGCCGCGCGCCGAGGCCGCCGGCGCGGTGATCGAGGCGGGAGTGCGGGTGCGCCGGATCGTCCACACCGGCGGCCGGGTGGTCGCCGTGGAGGCCACCGCCGCCGACGGGCGGGCCGTGCGCTACCGCCCGCGCACCGTCTTCCTGGCGGCCGGCCCGATCGGCACGCCGGTGCTGCTGCGCCGCAGCGGAATCCAACGGCGCACGGCAGGACGGCAGTTGGCGCTGCACCTCAACCTGCGGACGGTGGCCAGGTTCCGACGACCGGTAAAGGCCCACCAGGGCACCATGTTCACCGCCCAGGTGCAGGAGTTCTCCGACCTCGGCCTGCTGGTGATGCCGTCCAACCTGACCCGGGGCGGGCTGGGCGCGGCGCTCGCCGGACGCTCTCCCAAGACCGTCAACTCGCTGCTGGAGCAGTGGGATCACCTGGGGATGTACACCACCCAGGTGCGGATGCAGGGGTCGGCCACGCTGCTCGGGGCGGTGGGCGGCGCACCGCTGCTGCGGCACGGGCTGACCCGGGCCGACCACCATGCGCTGCGGCTGGCGTTCCGCCGCACCGCGCGACTGCTGTTCGCCGCGGGGGCCATCGAGCTGCTGCCACCCAGCAGTTCGGCACCGGCCCTGCGCAACGCCGCCGAGGTGGACCGGTTCTGTTCCGAAGTGCGGCCCAGAGACTGGGAGTTGGTCTCCGTCCACGGCATGGCCAGCTGCCGGATGGCGCTGCCGGAGCGCGGCGGTGTCTGTGACGATCGCGGTCGGCCGCACGGCCTGGCCAATCTCCACCTGTGTGACGCGAGCGTGCTGCCGGGAGCCTCCGGCATCAGTCCGCAGGGAACCATCATGTCCTTCGCCCATGAGATCGTGGGCCGCCATCTGGAGAGCGCGTGA
- a CDS encoding aspartate aminotransferase family protein — translation MAELVPEPTSGRLITIDQAEQLTTDQVHELYRRHVSRSQVSLIGSFGFGRDLVDHAEGCWIQLRDGRRILDFTGGVGVLSHGHNHPRILRARQRFQQSRRMEVHKNYLSPYVAALGHNLAALLPGDLTVSYFPNSGAEAVEGAVKLAYKYHQGRRGTVLHSDIAFHGKLLGAASLTASPELHFPYPQIPGTDSFGYDDLASFLLALDRHTASDGESDVYAVLLEPFSASSLRECSAGFLREVRRICTERDIVLIFDEVYTGWGKTGALFHFMHHPGLVPDIVTTSKSFGGGKASISGYIAREPIFRAAYDNLSDATLHSTTYYGFGEETATALEAVAVAVEEDFPGRARELGELLGTGLAKLAARHPRLVHDVKGRGALHGVFLNPGPKLPDALRSMLPTSAAKDPQALSKLLTAAVIAALYRDHGILTFFGSNRLIALIVSPPLVAGPDEAELFLNALDEVLDQGPVRLLAGLVREKATG, via the coding sequence GTGGCTGAACTCGTACCCGAGCCGACCAGCGGCCGGCTCATCACCATCGACCAGGCCGAGCAGCTGACCACCGACCAGGTCCACGAGCTCTACCGGCGCCACGTCAGCCGCAGCCAGGTCTCGCTGATCGGCTCCTTCGGTTTCGGCCGCGATCTGGTGGACCATGCCGAGGGCTGCTGGATCCAACTGCGGGACGGGCGGCGGATCCTGGACTTCACCGGCGGCGTCGGGGTGCTGAGCCACGGCCACAACCACCCCCGGATCCTGCGGGCCCGGCAGCGGTTCCAGCAGTCCCGCCGGATGGAGGTGCACAAGAACTACCTCTCGCCCTACGTGGCGGCGCTCGGCCACAACCTGGCCGCGCTGCTGCCCGGTGACCTGACCGTCAGCTACTTCCCCAACTCCGGTGCCGAGGCCGTGGAGGGCGCGGTCAAGCTGGCCTACAAGTACCACCAGGGGCGGCGCGGCACGGTGCTGCACAGCGACATCGCCTTCCACGGCAAGCTGTTGGGCGCGGCCAGCCTGACCGCCTCGCCCGAGCTGCACTTCCCGTACCCGCAGATCCCCGGCACCGACAGCTTCGGCTACGACGACCTGGCGTCGTTCCTGCTGGCACTGGACCGGCACACCGCCTCCGATGGCGAAAGCGACGTCTACGCCGTGCTGTTGGAACCGTTCAGCGCCTCCAGCCTGCGGGAGTGCTCGGCGGGCTTCCTGCGCGAGGTGCGGCGGATCTGCACCGAGCGCGACATCGTGCTGATCTTCGACGAGGTGTACACCGGGTGGGGCAAGACGGGTGCGCTCTTCCACTTCATGCACCACCCGGGCCTGGTCCCGGACATCGTGACCACCTCCAAGTCCTTCGGCGGCGGCAAGGCCTCGATCTCCGGCTACATCGCACGCGAGCCGATCTTCCGGGCCGCCTACGACAACCTGTCGGACGCGACCCTGCACAGCACCACCTACTACGGCTTCGGCGAGGAGACGGCCACCGCGCTGGAGGCGGTCGCCGTCGCGGTGGAGGAGGACTTCCCGGGCCGGGCCCGGGAGCTGGGCGAGCTGCTCGGCACCGGCCTGGCGAAGCTCGCGGCCCGGCACCCGCGGCTGGTGCACGACGTCAAGGGGCGCGGCGCACTGCACGGGGTCTTCCTCAACCCCGGTCCCAAGCTGCCCGACGCGCTGCGTTCGATGCTGCCGACCAGCGCCGCCAAGGATCCGCAGGCACTGTCCAAACTGCTCACCGCCGCGGTGATCGCGGCTCTCTACCGGGACCACGGCATCCTCACCTTCTTCGGCTCCAACCGGCTGATCGCGCTGATCGTCTCGCCGCCGCTGGTGGCCGGCCCGGACGAGGCGGAGCTCTTCCTGAACGCGCTGGACGAGGTGCTGGACCAGGGGCCGGTCCGGCTGCTGGCCGGCCTGGTGCGGGAGAAGGCGACCGGATGA
- a CDS encoding NAD(P)/FAD-dependent oxidoreductase, which produces MSTEGTNAEAVNTKAVDAEAMNTGAENTEAMTTEAVNAEAMTTEPLESEPPVDVVIVGAGFTGLSAALELAGQGLRCRVIEAAPEIGGLAGTFEADGHRLDRFYHHWFSSDHEMLELCARLGISHLLEAHETRTGVYYANNVYRLSAPLDVLRFAPLAISDRIRLGIMALRAQRVKHWRELESRTAEEWLISLGGRRVYEVVWRPLLEGKFGKYADQVGATWMWTKLHLRGGSRTKAGKETLYYLKGGCEALLSAFRSHLESLGVEFRTGQAVEAVRLANGGVPGVLAGHGVQGVLAGGKFHPARQVLLTCAPQAAAELLDRPEAHGHPALPELLRRWRAVDYLGNVCLVLENSRRLSDTYWLNVNDPSFPYVGVIEHTNLDRPERYGGRHIVYLSKYLPTDASLYTMTDEEVFEYSLPHIQRMFPRFDRSWVERYHVWRAEYAQPVITPHYTRTMPAVESAVGGLYLAGMAQVFPEDRGINYAVRDGRRVGRLIADRRPAPTTQPLATGSSRG; this is translated from the coding sequence TTGAGTACCGAAGGAACGAACGCCGAAGCGGTGAACACCAAGGCGGTGGACGCCGAAGCAATGAACACCGGAGCCGAGAACACCGAAGCAATGACCACCGAAGCCGTGAACGCCGAAGCAATGACCACCGAGCCTCTGGAAAGCGAACCCCCGGTCGACGTGGTCATCGTCGGCGCCGGCTTCACCGGCCTGTCCGCCGCGCTGGAGCTGGCCGGCCAGGGCCTGCGCTGCCGGGTCATCGAGGCCGCACCCGAGATCGGCGGCCTGGCCGGCACCTTCGAGGCCGACGGGCACCGGCTGGACCGCTTCTACCACCACTGGTTCTCCTCCGACCACGAGATGCTGGAGCTCTGCGCCCGTCTGGGTATCTCGCACCTGCTGGAGGCGCACGAGACCCGCACCGGCGTCTACTACGCCAACAACGTCTACCGGCTCTCGGCACCGCTCGACGTGCTGCGCTTCGCCCCGCTCGCGATCTCCGACCGGATCCGCCTGGGCATCATGGCTCTGCGCGCCCAACGGGTCAAGCACTGGCGGGAGTTGGAGTCACGAACCGCCGAGGAGTGGCTGATCTCACTGGGCGGGCGGCGGGTCTACGAGGTGGTCTGGCGCCCGCTGCTGGAGGGCAAGTTCGGCAAGTACGCCGACCAGGTGGGCGCCACCTGGATGTGGACCAAGCTCCATCTGCGCGGCGGCAGCCGGACCAAGGCCGGCAAGGAGACGCTCTACTACCTCAAGGGCGGCTGCGAGGCCCTGCTGTCCGCGTTCCGGAGCCATCTGGAGTCGCTGGGCGTGGAGTTCCGCACCGGGCAGGCCGTCGAGGCGGTCCGGCTGGCGAACGGTGGCGTACCAGGCGTCCTGGCGGGCCACGGTGTGCAAGGCGTGCTGGCCGGCGGCAAGTTCCACCCGGCCCGCCAGGTGCTGCTGACCTGCGCCCCGCAGGCTGCCGCCGAACTGCTCGACCGGCCGGAGGCCCACGGCCACCCGGCGCTGCCCGAACTGCTGCGCCGCTGGCGGGCGGTGGACTACCTGGGCAACGTGTGCCTGGTGCTGGAGAACAGCCGCCGGCTCTCCGACACCTACTGGCTCAACGTGAACGACCCGAGCTTCCCCTATGTCGGCGTGATCGAGCACACCAACCTGGACCGGCCGGAGCGCTACGGCGGCCGGCACATCGTCTACCTCTCCAAGTACTTGCCGACCGACGCCTCGCTGTACACGATGACCGACGAGGAGGTCTTCGAGTACAGCCTGCCGCACATCCAGCGGATGTTCCCCCGGTTCGACCGCTCCTGGGTTGAGCGCTACCACGTCTGGCGGGCCGAGTACGCCCAGCCGGTGATCACCCCGCACTACACCCGGACCATGCCCGCCGTGGAGTCGGCGGTCGGCGGCCTCTACCTGGCCGGCATGGCGCAGGTGTTCCCGGAGGACCGGGGCATCAACTACGCGGTCCGGGACGGCCGGCGGGTCGGCCGGCTGATCGCCGACCGCCGGCCCGCACCGACCACGCAGCCCCTCGCCACCGGGAGTTCCCGTGGCTGA
- a CDS encoding glycosyltransferase family 2 protein, which translates to MPKTRVFDERPPTLSIVIPCFNETGALHQTHARLAATLRGMNGYTCEQIYVDDGSSDGTWELLVSLARRDPTVRAIRFSRNFGHQAACLAGLREAVGDAVVVIDADLQDPPELIPELAARWREGWSVVSARRRSRDGETAFKKATAYAYYRLLNALSDHPTAVDTGDFRLMDRQVVDQLVRIRDKDLYLRGAVSWFGFTETSIEYDRAPRVAGESKYTLRRMLALSRRGLLSGSIAPLRLSTSLGAAALAGGLTTAVVRRDARLLVRPAEFGVQALAIGILGEYLHTVFRQVQDRPGYVIEERFDRAASPLPIVERVTL; encoded by the coding sequence GTGCCGAAGACACGAGTCTTCGACGAGAGACCGCCGACGCTCAGCATCGTGATCCCCTGCTTCAACGAAACGGGGGCCCTGCACCAGACCCACGCCCGCCTCGCCGCGACCCTGCGCGGCATGAACGGCTACACCTGCGAACAGATCTATGTGGACGACGGCAGCTCCGACGGAACCTGGGAGCTGCTGGTCTCACTGGCACGCCGCGACCCGACCGTGCGAGCCATCCGCTTCAGCCGCAACTTCGGCCACCAGGCAGCGTGTTTGGCCGGCTTGCGGGAGGCCGTCGGCGACGCCGTCGTGGTGATCGACGCCGATCTGCAGGATCCGCCCGAGCTGATCCCCGAGTTGGCCGCGCGCTGGCGCGAAGGGTGGTCGGTGGTCTCCGCGCGCCGGCGCAGCCGGGACGGCGAGACCGCCTTCAAGAAGGCCACCGCCTACGCCTATTACCGGCTGCTGAACGCACTCTCCGATCACCCGACCGCCGTGGACACCGGCGACTTCCGTCTGATGGACCGTCAGGTGGTCGACCAGCTGGTCCGGATCCGCGACAAGGACCTCTATCTGCGCGGCGCCGTCAGCTGGTTCGGGTTCACGGAGACCAGCATCGAGTACGACCGCGCCCCGCGGGTGGCCGGCGAGTCCAAGTACACCCTGCGCCGGATGCTCGCGCTCTCCCGCCGCGGACTGCTGTCCGGGTCGATCGCGCCGCTGCGGCTGTCCACCAGTCTCGGGGCCGCGGCGCTGGCCGGCGGGCTGACCACGGCCGTCGTCCGCCGGGATGCCCGACTGCTGGTGCGTCCGGCCGAGTTCGGCGTCCAGGCGCTGGCCATCGGCATCCTCGGCGAGTACCTCCACACGGTGTTCCGGCAGGTGCAGGACCGCCCCGGCTATGTCATCGAAGAACGGTTCGACCGGGCCGCGAGCCCGCTGCCCATCGTCGAGAGGGTCACCCTTTGA
- a CDS encoding MFS transporter produces the protein MDLTPPSRATGDAPGGPELDEAAQLAERRRWQALGVCLLVGFMSLLDVSIVNVALPSIERGLGASEADLSWVLSGYALTFGLTLIPAGVLGDLWGRRTAFLVGLVLFAVSSAACGLAPTATALVVSRLVQGMASGLLGPQITGLIQEMFSGPARARAFGYFGTTVGLATAVGPLSGGLLISLAGGQSSWRWVFIVNLPISVVAFVLALRLIPRSTGGGLAAGGRRRVDLVGVALLAAGLLAILLPLVQAQQWKGATKWLLIPLGVLLLAGFVGWERRCRLPLVDLSLFSLRSYRYGVLLGLLYFAGFTPIFFIFTLFLQRGLGYSALQAGAAITPFAIGSGVAATVGGRLVSRHGRTVIIVGLVAVIIGTLATALAVHEVPGHAAALATAAPLALAGIGSGLTISPNVTLSLAPVPVARAGTAGGVLQTSQRLGTAIGVACIGAVFFAHLAQDGNWAAAFQLGVLVATAFEATALLCALADARRP, from the coding sequence TTGGACCTCACCCCGCCCAGCCGTGCCACCGGCGACGCTCCCGGCGGGCCCGAGCTGGACGAGGCCGCCCAGTTGGCCGAGCGCCGCCGCTGGCAGGCGCTGGGGGTCTGCCTGCTCGTCGGGTTCATGAGCCTGCTGGACGTCTCCATCGTCAACGTCGCGCTGCCCTCGATCGAGCGAGGACTCGGGGCGAGCGAGGCCGACCTCTCCTGGGTGCTCTCCGGCTATGCGCTCACCTTCGGCCTGACCCTGATCCCCGCCGGAGTGCTCGGCGACCTGTGGGGACGGCGCACCGCGTTCCTGGTCGGCCTGGTGCTGTTCGCGGTGTCCTCCGCCGCCTGCGGGCTGGCCCCCACCGCCACGGCGCTCGTCGTCTCCCGGCTGGTCCAGGGCATGGCCAGCGGTCTGCTCGGGCCGCAGATCACCGGGCTGATCCAGGAGATGTTCAGCGGCCCCGCCCGAGCCCGCGCCTTCGGCTACTTCGGCACCACGGTCGGCCTGGCCACCGCCGTCGGACCACTCTCCGGCGGGCTGCTCATCAGCCTGGCGGGCGGTCAGAGCAGCTGGCGGTGGGTCTTCATCGTCAATCTGCCGATCAGCGTGGTCGCCTTCGTACTGGCCCTGCGGCTGATCCCCCGCAGCACCGGCGGCGGCCTCGCCGCGGGCGGCCGCCGCCGGGTCGACCTGGTGGGCGTGGCGCTGCTGGCCGCCGGACTGCTCGCCATCCTGCTGCCCCTCGTCCAGGCGCAGCAGTGGAAGGGCGCGACGAAGTGGCTGCTGATCCCGCTCGGCGTCCTGCTGCTGGCCGGCTTCGTCGGGTGGGAGCGGCGCTGCCGGCTACCGCTGGTCGACCTCTCGCTGTTCTCCCTCCGCAGCTACCGCTACGGCGTGCTCCTCGGCCTGCTCTACTTCGCCGGGTTCACCCCGATCTTCTTCATCTTCACCCTCTTCCTGCAGCGCGGCCTCGGCTACAGCGCCCTCCAAGCCGGCGCGGCGATCACGCCGTTCGCGATCGGCTCGGGCGTCGCGGCGACGGTCGGGGGCCGGCTGGTCAGCCGGCACGGCCGCACGGTGATCATCGTGGGCCTGGTCGCCGTGATCATCGGCACCCTGGCAACCGCGCTCGCCGTCCACGAGGTCCCCGGGCACGCCGCCGCCCTCGCCACCGCCGCACCCCTGGCCCTCGCGGGCATCGGCTCCGGGCTGACCATCTCGCCCAACGTGACCCTCTCCCTCGCCCCGGTCCCGGTCGCCCGCGCAGGCACGGCCGGCGGCGTCCTGCAAACCTCCCAGCGCCTCGGCACCGCCATCGGCGTCGCCTGCATCGGCGCCGTCTTCTTCGCCCACCTCGCGCAAGACGGCAACTGGGCGGCCGCCTTCCAACTGGGCGTCCTGGTCGCCACCGCCTTCGAGGCCACCGCCCTGCTGTGCGCGTTGGCCGACGCTCGCCGGCCCTGA
- a CDS encoding DinB family protein encodes MTDDQLRTDTNTRPASADVKPPTVDSDEKATLLAFLDYLREGVVAKAQGLEGDLARVPGVPSGTNLLGLVKHLTEAEMYWFEWVFDGAEEEVPDFGMELAAEDTEESVVAGYRAAVVRSNAIIARCGDLGQVAARATGKNGVPRSMRWILVHMIEETARHAGHADILREQADGAVGR; translated from the coding sequence GTGACTGATGATCAACTGCGCACCGACACCAACACCCGCCCCGCCAGCGCCGATGTCAAGCCGCCGACTGTGGACTCTGACGAGAAGGCCACCCTGCTGGCCTTCCTGGACTACCTGCGTGAGGGCGTCGTCGCCAAGGCGCAGGGGCTGGAGGGGGACCTGGCGCGTGTGCCGGGGGTGCCGTCGGGGACGAATCTGCTGGGGCTGGTCAAGCATCTGACTGAGGCCGAGATGTACTGGTTTGAGTGGGTGTTTGACGGCGCTGAGGAGGAAGTGCCGGACTTCGGGATGGAGTTGGCGGCGGAGGACACCGAGGAGTCGGTGGTCGCCGGGTATCGGGCGGCGGTGGTGCGGTCGAATGCGATCATCGCGCGGTGTGGTGACCTGGGGCAGGTGGCGGCGCGGGCGACTGGGAAGAACGGGGTGCCGCGGTCGATGCGCTGGATTCTGGTGCACATGATCGAGGAGACCGCGCGGCATGCCGGGCATGCCGACATCCTGCGGGAGCAGGCGGACGGGGCGGTCGGGAGGTAA
- a CDS encoding SDR family oxidoreductase codes for MSHSLPQRIALVTGGNRGLGLAIATGLAEQGLHVVIGSRDDRAGHEQAAALSSKGLDVSAHQLDVTSPASIARAIADIAGLHGRLDVVVNNAGIAIDRGQHASAPDFEKIHATLDANLLGAWRVCAAAIPEMQRNGYGRIVNISSHMGSLATMADTNVSYRVSKAGLNALTRILATELEGTGILVNAASPGRMNTRMAYGETERVPSEGADTPIWLATLPDDGPTGQLLYNRKPLPW; via the coding sequence ATGAGTCACTCTCTCCCACAGCGCATCGCTCTGGTCACCGGTGGGAACCGCGGCCTCGGTCTGGCCATTGCCACAGGCCTCGCCGAGCAGGGCCTCCATGTCGTGATCGGCTCACGGGACGACCGTGCCGGTCATGAACAGGCCGCAGCGCTCAGCTCGAAAGGGCTCGACGTCTCAGCGCACCAACTCGACGTCACCTCCCCCGCCAGTATTGCCCGTGCAATCGCGGACATCGCCGGACTCCACGGCCGACTCGACGTCGTGGTCAATAACGCCGGCATCGCCATCGACCGCGGCCAGCATGCCTCCGCCCCTGACTTCGAGAAGATCCACGCCACCCTCGACGCCAACCTCCTCGGCGCATGGCGAGTATGCGCGGCCGCCATCCCCGAGATGCAACGCAACGGCTACGGGCGGATCGTGAACATCTCCAGCCACATGGGATCCTTGGCCACAATGGCGGACACCAATGTCTCCTACCGGGTCTCCAAGGCTGGCCTGAACGCCTTGACCCGAATCCTCGCCACTGAACTCGAAGGCACCGGCATCCTGGTGAATGCGGCATCACCCGGTCGCATGAATACCCGGATGGCATACGGAGAGACCGAGCGCGTCCCGAGCGAAGGAGCCGACACTCCAATCTGGCTCGCCACCCTGCCAGATGACGGGCCTACAGGGCAGTTGCTATACAACAGGAAGCCCCTGCCTTGGTGA
- a CDS encoding tetratricopeptide repeat protein, whose translation MNRRSEDVLIHPLSYVREVRGWTYQDVVDVVAKRLRNAAARREKAWRWEHRGVVPDLPSQLALAAELEVSADRVTTLGWPGWLPDGDPIPACFPWNVHGSLQSLEHALEHAVLDRRGFMKLTGPVLIGLAHDWLNIETPALTSVLAGGRASDELVTQMEEGLPRLRALEAAAGGERARRLMDAELSIVTEILAKSSYSAAAGRRLHRLAAELGRIAGFASFDAGLHAAAQRYWLSALHAAHTSDDRAIGANILKSMSLQCYDFGRLQEALGLAVSAAEGAVRAAPRTEAMLMLRQARAEAALGNRAACDRALVSADRAFGRISVTDAEPSWTKYFDEAEFHAQVGTCHLDLQRASEAERSFTTALALMPDNKVRDRATYIVRASSAQVLLGETEQAAELLTSALDLIHEAPSQRNIVRALRVREKLQLAKSDHRLIYLDSQLATLTA comes from the coding sequence ATGAACCGTAGGTCCGAGGATGTGCTCATTCATCCCCTCAGCTATGTCCGCGAGGTCCGCGGTTGGACGTACCAGGACGTCGTTGATGTGGTCGCGAAACGCCTCAGGAACGCGGCAGCCCGCCGCGAGAAGGCATGGCGTTGGGAGCACCGTGGCGTGGTGCCAGACTTGCCGAGCCAACTGGCGTTAGCCGCCGAGCTCGAGGTCTCAGCGGACCGCGTTACGACACTCGGCTGGCCTGGGTGGTTACCGGATGGCGATCCCATCCCGGCGTGCTTTCCTTGGAACGTACATGGAAGCCTGCAGTCACTGGAACACGCTCTGGAGCACGCCGTGTTGGATCGCCGGGGATTCATGAAACTGACCGGGCCGGTTCTGATCGGCCTGGCGCATGATTGGCTCAACATCGAGACGCCGGCCCTGACTTCTGTCCTGGCCGGGGGCCGGGCAAGTGATGAGCTGGTCACGCAGATGGAAGAGGGACTGCCGCGACTGCGTGCTCTGGAAGCCGCGGCTGGTGGTGAGCGGGCTCGACGACTGATGGACGCCGAGTTGAGCATCGTCACGGAAATCCTCGCCAAGTCTTCCTACTCCGCAGCCGCTGGCCGACGCCTTCACCGCCTCGCTGCTGAACTCGGCAGGATCGCCGGATTCGCCTCTTTCGACGCTGGCCTGCATGCCGCAGCCCAGCGATACTGGCTATCGGCTCTACACGCCGCCCACACCAGCGACGACCGCGCGATCGGCGCGAACATCCTCAAGTCGATGAGCCTGCAGTGTTACGACTTCGGCCGCCTACAGGAGGCCCTCGGACTGGCCGTCAGCGCGGCAGAAGGCGCTGTTCGCGCAGCTCCGCGAACAGAAGCCATGCTGATGCTGCGCCAGGCCCGCGCCGAAGCCGCCCTCGGCAACCGGGCGGCTTGTGACCGCGCGTTGGTCTCGGCCGACCGAGCCTTCGGCCGCATCTCGGTGACCGACGCCGAACCCAGTTGGACGAAGTACTTCGATGAGGCCGAGTTCCACGCCCAGGTCGGTACCTGCCACCTCGACCTTCAACGGGCATCTGAAGCAGAGCGAAGCTTCACAACAGCGCTCGCTCTCATGCCTGACAACAAGGTCCGTGACCGCGCAACCTACATCGTCCGTGCCTCCTCCGCGCAGGTCCTTCTCGGGGAGACTGAGCAGGCGGCAGAACTCCTGACATCAGCACTGGACCTCATCCACGAGGCGCCCTCACAACGGAACATCGTCAGAGCCCTGCGAGTTCGCGAGAAACTCCAGCTCGCAAAGTCCGACCATCGGCTGATCTATCTTGACAGCCAACTCGCCACACTTACCGCATGA
- a CDS encoding ATP-binding protein, which translates to MAARTARRAVRDEFGACVPSSTAADLELIVAELVENASKVTEVGEPVHLGVRAIGTDLLIEVTDSSELTPVRRCASELDEGGRGLLLVQELTSLWGWHPVEGGKVVWAVL; encoded by the coding sequence ATGGCTGCGCGAACGGCCCGACGGGCAGTTCGGGATGAGTTCGGTGCGTGCGTCCCGTCGAGTACGGCCGCTGATCTCGAACTGATCGTGGCTGAGTTGGTGGAGAACGCCAGCAAGGTCACGGAGGTGGGTGAGCCCGTCCACCTCGGCGTCCGGGCGATCGGTACCGACCTGCTGATTGAGGTCACTGACTCGTCGGAGCTGACCCCGGTCCGTCGCTGTGCCTCGGAGCTGGACGAAGGCGGGCGCGGTCTCCTCCTGGTACAGGAGCTGACCAGCCTGTGGGGCTGGCACCCGGTGGAGGGCGGAAAGGTCGTCTGGGCGGTGCTCTGA